The Nitrosomonas communis genome has a segment encoding these proteins:
- the rplK gene encoding 50S ribosomal protein L11 encodes MAKKIIGYIKLQIPAGKANPSPPIGPALGQRQLNIMEFCKAFNAATQKMEPGLPVPVIITAYADKSFTFVMKTTPATVLIKKAAGISKGSAKPHVDKVGKLSRDQAEEIAKLKMPDLTAANMDAAVKSIAGSARSMGVEVEGL; translated from the coding sequence TTGGCAAAAAAGATTATCGGCTATATCAAGTTACAAATACCGGCTGGAAAAGCTAATCCAAGCCCCCCTATTGGCCCAGCTCTTGGGCAGCGTCAACTTAACATTATGGAATTTTGTAAAGCATTTAACGCAGCCACACAGAAAATGGAGCCGGGTTTGCCTGTCCCGGTCATTATTACGGCTTATGCGGACAAAAGCTTTACATTCGTTATGAAAACAACACCTGCCACGGTATTAATTAAAAAGGCGGCAGGGATAAGTAAAGGAAGTGCTAAGCCACACGTTGATAAAGTAGGGAAATTAAGTCGTGATCAAGCGGAAGAAATAGCTAAATTAAAAATGCCGGATTTAACTGCAGCAAATATGGACGCTGCAGTTAAGTCTATTGCTGGTAGTGCAAGAAGCATGGGTGTGGAAGTGGAGGGATTATAA
- the nusG gene encoding transcription termination/antitermination protein NusG, translating to MSKKWYVIHAYSGFENSVKRALQERIARADMEDKFGQILVPVEEVMEIKGGQKNISERKFFPGYVLIEMEMTDETWHLVKHTAKVSGFVGGSLTKPTPISEKEVRNILDQIQEGVEKPKPKILFEIGEAVRVKEGPFTDFHGNVEDVNYDKNKLRVSVSIFGRPTPIELDFDQVEKS from the coding sequence ATGAGCAAAAAATGGTATGTGATTCATGCATATTCTGGCTTTGAAAATAGCGTCAAGAGAGCATTGCAGGAACGCATTGCTCGTGCTGATATGGAGGATAAATTTGGTCAAATATTGGTTCCTGTAGAAGAGGTTATGGAAATCAAAGGTGGCCAAAAAAATATCAGTGAAAGGAAATTTTTCCCTGGCTATGTATTGATAGAAATGGAAATGACTGATGAAACTTGGCATTTGGTTAAACATACAGCCAAGGTCAGTGGTTTCGTTGGTGGTTCTCTAACAAAACCAACACCCATCAGTGAAAAGGAAGTTCGAAATATACTTGATCAGATTCAAGAAGGCGTAGAAAAGCCTAAACCCAAGATATTGTTTGAGATTGGCGAGGCTGTGCGTGTTAAAGAAGGGCCATTTACAGATTTCCATGGAAATGTTGAGGATGTTAATTACGACAAAAATAAGTTAAGAGTGTCCGTTTCAATTTTTGGTCGACCTACACCTATTGAATTAGATTTTGATCAAGTCGAAAAATCCTAA
- the secE gene encoding preprotein translocase subunit SecE — protein MNKFKLALAILSIIAGVVGFYYLRESAMVIRILLLLLGIILGITIAWFTDQGKQFYTFSRESIEETKKVIWPSRKETMQTAGVVFAFVVAMAAFLWLVDTGLMTVVRYVMDQEG, from the coding sequence GTGAACAAATTTAAGTTGGCGCTTGCTATATTATCGATAATAGCTGGTGTCGTAGGTTTTTACTATTTGCGTGAGAGCGCAATGGTTATTCGCATTTTGCTTTTGTTGCTAGGCATAATTCTGGGAATTACGATAGCTTGGTTTACGGATCAAGGCAAGCAATTTTATACATTTAGCAGAGAGTCAATTGAAGAAACAAAGAAAGTGATTTGGCCTAGTCGAAAAGAAACGATGCAAACCGCGGGGGTGGTCTTCGCTTTTGTTGTGGCTATGGCGGCTTTTTTGTGGTTAGTAGATACCGGATTGATGACGGTCGTGAGGTATGTAATGGATCAAGAGGGCTAG